In a genomic window of Occallatibacter riparius:
- a CDS encoding glycogen/starch/alpha-glucan phosphorylase codes for MSESTVVSNLPQLDGETAVSRSAVVPQELVDRYACGPVGFSGSADALYDRHLFHDNVVGEESVNARLQYEAVARTVRDVLSQRWVRTEQTYQRENAKRVYYLSMEFLMGRALGNNIRNLQLDSVAGEVFKSKNIDWTNILEEEPDAGLGNGGLGRLAACFLDSMATLQLPAMGYGLRYEYGIFKQSIDNGWQVERPDNWLRYNDPWEVARPDEAIEVKLNCSFHMEDGRLKVLSNEPSTLIAIPYDRPIVGYGGTTVNTLRLWAAAAPDYFDFHRFSKGEFIAALADSLAAETITRVLYPDDSTMRGEALRFFQQYLLVAASLGDLVRRFRAANDDWHAFPDKAAIQLNDTHPTLSVPELMRILLDDARLGWDEAWDITQRTLAYTNHTLLPEALEKWPLEWFEMLIPRHLEIIYEINRRFLDSVRERFPGDEARVTRMSLVEEGSTRKIRMANLAIVGSHSTNGVAAIHSELLRTKTVRDFHDMLPERFNNKTNGVTQRRWLLLCNPALSAVITDAIGDRWITDLSELRKLTPLADDAEFRSRVRGAKRGAKASFAAWLRTTQGVVVNPDTIFDSVVKRIHEYKRQLLDALRIIVLYNRLRENPDLEMQPRTFFFAGKAAPAYALAKLIIKLVNNISAVIDNDLVVRGRLKVLFLPDYRVSLAERLIPATEVSNQISTAGYEASGTGNMKFMMNGALTIGTRDGATIEMAEESGEENFFLFGLTADQVADNRGWYNPQWHYENEPETRAALDLIFSDHFSANEPGIFEPLRKTLLTGGDFYMHLADLTSYIEADQRLLKLYADPDAWTRMAILNIAGSGKFSSDRTIAEYAAEIWDAKPCPVR; via the coding sequence ATGAGCGAATCGACCGTAGTAAGCAATCTGCCCCAGCTGGACGGCGAAACTGCAGTCTCCAGATCGGCCGTGGTTCCACAGGAACTTGTTGATCGTTATGCCTGCGGGCCTGTCGGATTCTCTGGATCCGCCGACGCTCTCTACGATCGCCATCTCTTCCATGACAACGTGGTGGGCGAAGAGTCCGTAAACGCGCGTTTGCAGTATGAAGCGGTTGCGCGCACTGTGCGTGATGTTCTCTCGCAGCGCTGGGTGCGGACTGAGCAGACGTACCAGCGCGAGAATGCGAAACGCGTCTACTACCTTTCAATGGAATTCCTGATGGGCCGCGCTCTGGGAAATAACATTCGCAATCTCCAGCTCGATTCCGTCGCAGGCGAGGTGTTCAAGTCGAAGAACATCGACTGGACGAACATTCTTGAAGAGGAGCCTGACGCGGGCCTCGGCAATGGCGGCCTAGGTCGCCTGGCGGCCTGCTTCCTCGACTCCATGGCCACTTTGCAGCTTCCTGCCATGGGCTACGGTCTGCGCTACGAATACGGCATCTTCAAGCAGTCCATCGACAACGGCTGGCAGGTGGAGCGCCCTGACAACTGGCTGCGGTACAACGACCCATGGGAAGTGGCTCGGCCGGATGAAGCAATCGAAGTGAAGCTGAACTGTTCCTTCCATATGGAAGATGGACGTCTTAAGGTGCTGAGCAACGAGCCTTCCACGCTCATCGCCATTCCCTACGACCGTCCCATCGTCGGATACGGCGGCACAACCGTCAATACGCTTCGATTGTGGGCTGCCGCTGCTCCCGATTACTTCGACTTCCATCGCTTCAGCAAGGGAGAATTCATCGCTGCTCTCGCTGACAGTCTCGCAGCTGAGACCATCACGCGCGTTCTCTATCCGGACGACTCTACAATGAGGGGCGAAGCGTTACGTTTTTTCCAGCAGTACCTGCTCGTCGCAGCCTCACTCGGCGACCTCGTCCGGCGTTTCCGCGCTGCGAATGACGACTGGCATGCTTTTCCCGATAAGGCGGCCATTCAGCTCAACGACACCCATCCAACGCTGTCTGTTCCCGAACTCATGCGCATCCTGCTCGATGATGCGCGTCTCGGCTGGGACGAGGCGTGGGACATCACGCAACGAACGCTGGCATACACGAATCACACGCTGCTTCCTGAGGCTCTAGAAAAATGGCCATTGGAGTGGTTCGAGATGCTCATCCCGCGCCACCTCGAAATCATCTACGAGATCAATCGCCGTTTCCTCGACTCTGTCCGTGAGCGCTTCCCTGGAGATGAAGCACGCGTTACGCGCATGAGCCTGGTGGAAGAGGGTTCGACGCGCAAGATCCGCATGGCCAATCTCGCAATTGTGGGTTCGCACAGCACCAACGGAGTTGCCGCGATTCACTCCGAGCTGCTGCGTACCAAAACCGTCAGAGACTTTCACGACATGCTCCCGGAGCGGTTCAACAATAAGACAAACGGTGTGACGCAGCGGCGCTGGCTGCTGCTCTGCAATCCCGCACTGTCTGCAGTCATTACCGACGCCATCGGCGACCGCTGGATCACAGATCTCAGCGAGTTGCGCAAGCTGACGCCTCTTGCCGATGATGCCGAATTCCGCAGCCGCGTTCGCGGCGCCAAGCGTGGTGCAAAGGCGAGCTTTGCCGCGTGGCTCAGAACCACTCAAGGAGTCGTTGTCAACCCTGACACCATCTTCGACAGCGTTGTTAAGCGCATCCACGAGTACAAGCGGCAGCTGCTCGATGCGCTGCGCATCATCGTTCTCTACAATCGGCTGCGCGAAAATCCTGATCTCGAAATGCAGCCGAGAACTTTCTTCTTTGCCGGAAAGGCTGCGCCCGCTTACGCGCTTGCCAAGCTGATCATCAAGCTCGTGAATAACATCTCCGCCGTGATCGACAACGATTTAGTAGTACGAGGGCGGCTGAAGGTGCTCTTCCTCCCCGATTACAGGGTGTCTCTGGCCGAGCGGCTGATACCTGCGACGGAGGTCTCCAATCAGATATCCACCGCCGGTTATGAAGCCAGCGGCACCGGCAACATGAAGTTCATGATGAACGGGGCGCTCACGATTGGCACGCGCGACGGCGCAACGATTGAGATGGCCGAAGAATCCGGCGAGGAGAACTTCTTCCTTTTCGGACTCACCGCGGATCAGGTAGCTGACAACCGAGGCTGGTATAACCCGCAGTGGCACTACGAGAATGAGCCCGAAACTCGCGCGGCGCTTGATCTCATCTTCTCTGACCACTTCAGCGCGAACGAGCCAGGCATCTTCGAGCCACTGCGCAAGACGCTTCTTACGGGCGGCGACTTCTACATGCACCTCGCGGACCTGACCTCTTACATTGAGGCCGACCAGCGCCTGCTCAAGCTCTATGCCGACCCAGACGCATGGACGCGCATGGCCATCCTCAACATCGCGGGCTCTGGGAAGTTTTCCTCTGACCGAACCATCGCTGAATACGCGGCAGAGATCTGGGATGCGAAGCCCTGCCCGGTCCGTTAA
- a CDS encoding RNA polymerase sigma factor, with amino-acid sequence MQADLTMGNIASALTLQSEEAALLAELRAGSEEAFSWLIARYHQPIYSLLARTVQNRADAADLAQEVFVKVFRGVHSFHGESSLRTWIYRIALREASNQRRWWMRHCQQEVPIEQEIAESDTSSPIRLKEMLVDPAESPFDAAVQAETRARVEAALAKVPEPFRTTLILRDIEGFVYEEVAEMQGVNLGTVKSRLVRGRACLKAILTAEQEQNAPARTMPGLPLGEEAR; translated from the coding sequence TTGCAGGCGGATCTCACCATGGGCAATATCGCCAGCGCGCTGACGCTTCAATCGGAGGAGGCGGCCCTCTTAGCTGAGTTGCGGGCCGGCTCCGAAGAAGCGTTCTCGTGGCTTATCGCGCGCTACCATCAGCCGATCTATTCGCTTCTGGCTCGCACGGTGCAGAACCGCGCCGACGCCGCTGACCTTGCCCAGGAAGTCTTCGTGAAGGTCTTCCGCGGCGTGCACAGTTTCCACGGCGAGTCTTCTTTGCGCACCTGGATTTACAGGATTGCGTTGCGCGAAGCCTCGAACCAGCGGCGCTGGTGGATGCGTCACTGCCAGCAGGAAGTGCCCATCGAGCAGGAGATCGCCGAAAGCGATACGTCATCTCCGATCCGGTTAAAGGAGATGCTGGTCGACCCAGCCGAATCGCCCTTCGATGCCGCCGTGCAAGCTGAAACCCGGGCTCGTGTCGAAGCCGCGCTGGCTAAGGTGCCTGAACCCTTTCGAACTACCCTGATCCTGCGCGATATAGAGGGCTTTGTGTACGAAGAAGTGGCGGAAATGCAGGGCGTGAACCTGGGAACTGTGAAATCGCGGCTTGTGCGCGGACGCGCCTGCCTCAAAGCGATTCTCACGGCGGAACAGGAACAGAATGCCCCTGCGCGCACAATGCCCGGTTTGCCCCTTGGAGAGGAGGCAAGATGA
- a CDS encoding phosphoketolase family protein: protein MSATSLEPQAAVAGTTAHTLSDEELRNIHAYWRACNYLAAGMIYLRDNPLLREPLHKDQIKSRLLGHWGASPALSFTYIHLNRLIKKYDLDAIFLAGPGHGAPGVLGPVYLEGTYSEVFPNKSEDVAGMKTFFKEFSFPGGIGSHCTAELPGSIHEGGELGYSVSHAFGAAFDNPDLIVAVVVGDGESETGALATSWHSNKYLNPVRDGAVLPILNLNGYKINNPTLLSRISHEELESLFKGYGWTPHFVEGSDPEEMHQKMAATMERCVLDIRRIQGEARASGNPQRARWPMIVLRSPKGWTGPKEVDGHHVEGFWRAHQVPLAGVRENPAHLQLLEEWLRSYKPEELFDVSGRLVPELKELAPTGTRRMSANPHANGGLIRRSLRLPDFRDYAIEVKQSGRVAAENTRPLAWFLRDIVRENPHSFRVFSPDENTSNKLDAIYEASKKLWLADYLPVDADGGELAPDGRVLEMLSEHTLEGWLEGYLLTGRHGFFSTYEAFVHVIDSMFNMHAKWLASSLEQKWRAPISSLNLLITSTVWRQDHNGFTHQDPGFLDLVVNKSPEVCRIYMPPDANSLLSVANHCLNSTGYINVIVSDKQKHLQYMTMEEAIVHCTKGLSIWKQASNDEGVEPDVVMACAGDIPTKESLAAVVLLRKHFPNLKIRFINVVDLYRLVPCTEHPHGLSDNDFDSLFTKDKPIIFNFHGYPWLIHRLTYRRCNHKNLHVRGYKEKGNINTPLDLAIKNQIDRFSLAMDVIDRVPSLQATGAHAKEELRNMQIECIDYAYQNGIDKPEEDQWMWPA from the coding sequence ATGAGTGCTACATCGCTTGAGCCGCAAGCTGCCGTAGCGGGCACAACCGCTCACACCCTTTCGGACGAAGAACTTCGGAATATCCATGCCTACTGGCGAGCCTGCAACTACCTTGCCGCGGGAATGATCTATCTGCGCGACAATCCCCTGCTTCGTGAACCGCTCCACAAAGACCAGATCAAGAGCCGCCTTCTGGGCCATTGGGGTGCGAGCCCGGCGCTGAGCTTCACTTACATTCATCTCAATCGCCTCATAAAGAAATACGACCTGGATGCCATCTTCCTCGCGGGGCCGGGGCACGGCGCACCCGGCGTGCTCGGGCCGGTCTACCTTGAAGGCACCTACTCTGAAGTCTTCCCAAATAAGAGCGAAGACGTTGCCGGGATGAAGACGTTCTTCAAGGAGTTCTCATTCCCTGGCGGCATAGGAAGCCACTGCACAGCGGAGCTTCCGGGCTCCATTCACGAAGGCGGCGAACTAGGCTATAGCGTTTCCCACGCATTCGGCGCGGCATTCGACAATCCCGATCTCATCGTCGCTGTGGTGGTGGGCGATGGCGAGTCGGAGACTGGCGCGCTGGCTACCTCGTGGCATTCCAACAAATACCTGAACCCTGTGCGGGACGGCGCGGTGCTTCCCATCCTGAATCTGAACGGCTACAAGATCAACAATCCGACGCTGCTCTCGCGGATTTCGCATGAAGAGCTGGAGAGCCTGTTCAAGGGATATGGCTGGACTCCGCACTTTGTTGAAGGCTCCGACCCTGAAGAGATGCACCAGAAGATGGCTGCCACCATGGAGCGGTGCGTGCTCGACATTCGGCGCATCCAGGGCGAAGCCCGGGCCTCCGGGAATCCGCAACGAGCGCGCTGGCCCATGATCGTGCTGCGCAGCCCCAAAGGTTGGACAGGGCCGAAGGAAGTGGACGGGCATCACGTAGAAGGCTTCTGGCGGGCACACCAGGTTCCACTCGCAGGCGTGCGCGAGAACCCGGCCCACCTCCAGCTTCTCGAAGAGTGGCTGCGCTCCTACAAGCCTGAAGAGCTCTTCGACGTTTCGGGGCGCCTTGTTCCCGAACTGAAGGAGCTTGCGCCGACCGGAACGCGCCGCATGAGCGCTAACCCTCACGCCAACGGCGGTCTCATCCGGCGGTCTCTGCGCCTGCCGGACTTTCGCGACTACGCCATCGAAGTCAAGCAGTCAGGCCGCGTGGCCGCGGAGAACACCCGTCCGCTCGCGTGGTTCCTGCGCGATATTGTGCGTGAGAACCCGCACAGCTTCCGCGTCTTCAGCCCCGACGAAAACACCTCGAACAAGCTCGACGCCATTTACGAAGCCAGCAAGAAACTGTGGCTGGCTGATTACCTGCCCGTGGACGCGGATGGCGGCGAGCTTGCTCCTGACGGCCGCGTGCTCGAGATGCTGTCAGAGCACACGCTTGAAGGATGGCTTGAGGGCTATCTGCTGACCGGCCGGCACGGCTTCTTCTCAACCTATGAAGCCTTCGTGCACGTGATCGACTCGATGTTCAACATGCACGCGAAGTGGCTTGCTTCGTCGCTCGAGCAGAAGTGGCGGGCGCCGATCTCGTCGCTGAATTTGCTCATTACGTCGACCGTCTGGCGCCAGGATCACAACGGTTTCACGCACCAGGATCCGGGCTTCCTCGATCTTGTGGTGAACAAGAGCCCCGAGGTGTGCCGCATCTACATGCCGCCCGACGCCAACTCTCTGCTCAGCGTAGCCAATCATTGTCTCAACAGCACCGGCTACATCAACGTCATCGTGTCGGACAAGCAGAAGCACCTGCAGTACATGACGATGGAAGAGGCCATCGTCCACTGCACCAAGGGCCTCAGCATCTGGAAGCAAGCCAGCAACGATGAGGGGGTGGAGCCCGATGTCGTGATGGCGTGCGCCGGCGACATTCCCACGAAGGAGTCGCTCGCCGCGGTTGTGCTGCTTCGCAAGCATTTCCCCAACCTCAAAATCCGCTTCATCAACGTGGTCGATCTCTACAGGCTTGTGCCCTGCACCGAACACCCGCACGGCCTGTCTGACAATGACTTCGACAGCCTCTTCACCAAAGACAAGCCGATCATCTTCAACTTCCACGGCTATCCGTGGCTGATCCATCGCTTGACGTATCGCCGCTGCAACCACAAGAACCTGCACGTACGCGGCTACAAGGAAAAGGGCAACATCAACACGCCGCTCGATCTCGCTATCAAGAACCAGATCGATCGCTTCAGCCTTGCCATGGATGTGATCGACAGGGTTCCGTCGCTGCAGGCTACGGGCGCGCACGCCAAAGAAGAGTTGCGCAACATGCAGATCGAGTGCATCGACTACGCCTATCAAAACGGCATCGACAAGCCGGAAGAGGACCAATGGATGTGGCCGGCGTGA
- a CDS encoding serine/threonine-protein kinase, which yields MAEIPSPDVTQSRDMESTRPLAEERRTAQAIDVDCVHPRTWGDFQLLQRLGRGGFGEVFRAWDPMLEREVALKLLLPRGQDEEQQFATLITEARAIARVRHSNIVSVYGVDRREGRVGFWSDYVRGQTLAAWIAACGPLNEEEAAKVGMQLCNALAAVHNAGLLHRDIKPGNAMRDQDGRVLLMDFGLTQELLATASLAGTPGYLAPELRDGQQASAQSDIYAMGVLLRFLLSGSPVPLVPAPGKQKTPSRLQLIIAKATEMDPKARFASADQMAKALGEIVAAPAQRPQTVWSKWLSLPWLVVLLLALGFVFGPRLFRKVDSGVGPAAGTPAYADYLAANEALGRYDKPGNTDKAISLYQAALKNSPNYALAEAGLARAYWRKFSDTSESKWADQATEAAGRAAQMNPNLAAVQMTLGSIHVDQGKFEVGVDELQKAENLDHRSSDVHAALAEAYRQQGRLDDAKNEFQTAMDLDPDNWRWPYLLGALQIDSGDLTGAEKNLKAALAKSQDNARILYDLGIVYRKQDRLAEAQNVLEGSVELDPRPNPVTELGNVLFQKGDYAGAIQRFQQAIKISESKYGAWGNLGTAYLASGEGTRADEAFRKAIALGLAQAAKTPEDSFVVSVLGYYYANIHDRDHALPLMRKAVALAPGDPDVLERVGEAYEQLGDRQQALAFLEKALKQGYSASYARSDPALKALRRDPNAPSAIRESNSSR from the coding sequence ATGGCGGAAATTCCTTCCCCGGATGTAACGCAATCGCGGGACATGGAGTCGACGCGTCCGCTGGCGGAAGAACGCCGAACGGCGCAGGCGATCGATGTCGACTGTGTCCATCCCCGTACGTGGGGCGATTTCCAGTTATTGCAGAGGCTCGGCCGCGGCGGCTTCGGCGAGGTGTTCCGCGCCTGGGATCCCATGCTGGAGCGCGAAGTCGCGCTGAAACTGCTGCTGCCGCGCGGCCAGGATGAAGAACAGCAGTTTGCCACGCTGATCACGGAGGCCCGGGCGATCGCCCGTGTGCGCCACTCCAACATCGTCTCCGTCTATGGTGTGGATCGCCGCGAGGGGCGCGTCGGCTTCTGGAGCGACTACGTTCGCGGGCAAACTCTGGCCGCCTGGATCGCGGCGTGCGGTCCTCTGAATGAAGAGGAAGCAGCCAAGGTTGGCATGCAGCTTTGCAATGCCCTGGCGGCCGTGCACAACGCGGGCCTTCTCCATCGCGATATCAAGCCGGGCAATGCCATGCGCGACCAGGATGGGCGGGTCCTGTTGATGGATTTCGGCCTGACCCAGGAACTGCTCGCGACGGCTTCGCTTGCTGGGACACCGGGCTACCTGGCGCCGGAATTGCGCGACGGCCAGCAGGCAAGCGCGCAAAGCGATATCTACGCAATGGGAGTTCTGCTGCGATTCTTGCTCTCTGGCTCGCCGGTGCCACTTGTGCCTGCACCCGGCAAGCAGAAGACGCCATCCCGTTTGCAGTTGATCATCGCGAAGGCAACGGAGATGGATCCGAAGGCGCGATTTGCGAGCGCCGATCAGATGGCGAAGGCCCTGGGCGAGATTGTTGCCGCGCCGGCGCAGAGGCCGCAGACCGTCTGGTCGAAGTGGCTGTCGCTGCCTTGGCTCGTCGTTCTCCTGCTGGCGCTAGGCTTTGTTTTCGGGCCTCGATTGTTCAGGAAGGTAGATTCCGGTGTCGGCCCCGCCGCCGGAACGCCGGCCTATGCAGATTACCTCGCGGCCAACGAGGCGCTCGGCCGATATGACAAGCCGGGGAATACGGACAAGGCCATCAGCCTTTACCAGGCGGCACTGAAGAATTCCCCGAATTACGCCCTCGCGGAAGCGGGCCTGGCACGCGCCTACTGGCGCAAATTTTCGGATACGTCGGAAAGCAAGTGGGCCGATCAGGCGACTGAGGCTGCAGGACGCGCGGCCCAGATGAATCCCAATCTGGCCGCAGTGCAGATGACACTCGGGTCGATCCACGTGGACCAGGGCAAGTTTGAAGTCGGCGTGGACGAATTGCAGAAAGCGGAAAATCTCGACCATCGAAGCTCTGACGTGCATGCGGCGCTGGCCGAAGCCTACCGGCAGCAGGGCCGCCTCGATGACGCGAAGAACGAGTTTCAGACAGCGATGGACCTTGATCCGGACAACTGGCGATGGCCGTATCTGCTCGGCGCGCTCCAGATCGACTCAGGAGATTTGACGGGAGCGGAAAAGAATCTGAAAGCCGCGCTGGCGAAAAGTCAGGATAATGCTCGGATCTTGTATGACCTCGGAATTGTTTATCGGAAGCAGGATCGCTTAGCAGAGGCCCAGAACGTATTGGAGGGGTCTGTTGAACTGGACCCGCGACCGAATCCCGTGACCGAATTGGGTAATGTTCTGTTTCAGAAGGGAGACTATGCGGGGGCTATCCAGAGATTCCAGCAGGCAATAAAGATCAGCGAATCGAAGTATGGGGCCTGGGGCAATCTGGGCACGGCATATCTCGCTAGTGGTGAGGGGACCAGAGCTGATGAGGCCTTCAGAAAGGCCATTGCTCTTGGATTGGCGCAGGCTGCTAAGACTCCCGAGGATTCATTTGTCGTCTCAGTGCTTGGATACTACTACGCAAATATCCATGATCGCGATCATGCGCTGCCCTTGATGCGCAAAGCAGTTGCTTTGGCTCCAGGCGATCCTGATGTCCTTGAGCGGGTTGGAGAGGCTTATGAACAGCTTGGTGATCGTCAGCAGGCGCTCGCGTTCCTCGAGAAGGCATTGAAGCAAGGCTATTCTGCCAGCTACGCCAGGTCAGATCCGGCACTCAAAGCTCTTCGGCGTGACCCTAACGCCCCGTCTGCGATTCGCGAGTCCAATTCCTCTCGTTAA
- a CDS encoding anti-sigma factor, translated as MNGCSDFQTKFSEYLDGRLTGLEMQAVSAHIDSCSGCAMEWNSLRRTQVALAALGPVPEPPDLALRIRVAVSQERARRARSPLQTLNMAWQNTIGPFLLQAAAGFASAVLLIGTVAVMVGIVAQPQKAQAGDEPLGAATAPRLNYSIAGTGDNDMAALPSPVVVEAYVNDSGQVYDFNIISGPNDAATRSEVENLLLQSVFTPAKFWGHPVRGIAVLSFSGVSVRG; from the coding sequence ATGAACGGCTGCAGTGACTTCCAGACAAAGTTCTCTGAATATCTCGATGGTCGGCTTACAGGGTTAGAGATGCAAGCCGTGTCCGCGCATATCGATTCCTGTTCCGGTTGTGCGATGGAATGGAATTCGTTGCGCCGGACGCAGGTAGCTCTGGCGGCGCTGGGACCCGTGCCGGAGCCTCCAGATCTTGCTCTCCGCATTCGCGTGGCGGTTAGCCAGGAACGTGCCCGCCGCGCCAGAAGCCCTTTACAGACCCTGAACATGGCGTGGCAAAACACCATAGGTCCATTCCTGCTGCAGGCCGCCGCGGGATTTGCTTCCGCCGTCCTGCTCATCGGAACCGTCGCGGTCATGGTGGGTATCGTCGCCCAGCCGCAGAAAGCTCAGGCTGGTGACGAGCCGCTCGGCGCGGCCACGGCTCCGAGACTCAACTATTCAATTGCCGGCACCGGCGACAACGACATGGCAGCCTTGCCCAGCCCGGTCGTAGTTGAGGCGTATGTAAATGATTCCGGTCAGGTTTACGACTTCAATATCATCTCGGGCCCCAACGATGCCGCCACCCGGTCCGAAGTCGAGAACCTGCTGCTTCAGTCGGTGTTCACCCCCGCCAAGTTCTGGGGGCACCCCGTGCGCGGCATCGCGGTCCTGTCGTTCTCGGGCGTTTCAGTCCGCGGCTAA
- a CDS encoding tetratricopeptide repeat protein, with amino-acid sequence MSLSLRFSAALACACLFTLPVAAQSGQQQSSSSSAQLPNPAQQPQEKAPSLVDPAGPTVSLLPSEQLFLMASALNACGYDEGLEQSDPIRAKVRDELNQAFARSEDARNARDKVCLYIAQHKMTGTVRDIGQYVSLALYLTPPPELETSVELTEMPPDAVQVAEILPSLRTFVQTTNLHGIWLATHRSYDEIIDRFHDPLTRMIVNTDLYLKQPAETYTGRRFVVVVEPMLNPHTVNARIYGTDYVVVLAPENGNIRMNDVRHVYLHYMIEPLLYARANAIDRAQPILKEIREAPLEFRYRSDTVPLTVECLIKAIEARTMDTGIPDYKLPAGVDRSQMPRYERERQVVQQKQETVRQAAVQHDMKQGFVLTQYFYEQMIQFERDPASLKDTIGEMVYSMDIDQQVHRARQTQFDQQADEEVLSRPKHKKVEGLDLAEAKLQAGDVIGASALARQYLAERSDSLQAVADAARANFVLARVAAMTGHPGEAVTRFQNTLATTKEPRLLAWSHIYLGRMLDLDCKRDQALSEYKLALDNRDGQQDTRLAAERGMKAAYSVKGHSCSEDDADDSGSASTPPGAAQGQPATKPQ; translated from the coding sequence ATGTCGCTTTCGCTCCGTTTTTCCGCCGCGCTTGCTTGCGCGTGCCTGTTCACGCTTCCTGTCGCGGCCCAGTCGGGCCAGCAGCAGTCCTCTTCATCTTCGGCGCAGCTTCCCAACCCAGCCCAACAGCCGCAGGAGAAAGCCCCCTCGCTCGTCGATCCGGCCGGACCCACGGTTTCGCTTCTTCCCTCAGAGCAGTTGTTCCTTATGGCCTCGGCGCTGAACGCCTGTGGCTACGATGAGGGGCTCGAGCAGAGCGACCCCATCCGGGCCAAAGTGCGTGACGAGCTGAATCAGGCGTTCGCCAGAAGCGAGGACGCCCGCAACGCCCGCGACAAGGTCTGTCTTTACATCGCCCAGCACAAAATGACCGGGACTGTCCGCGACATCGGCCAGTATGTGTCGCTTGCTCTCTATCTCACACCTCCGCCGGAGCTCGAGACCTCGGTCGAGCTCACCGAGATGCCTCCCGACGCGGTGCAGGTGGCGGAGATACTGCCTTCGCTCCGGACTTTTGTCCAGACCACGAATCTGCACGGAATCTGGCTGGCCACGCACCGCAGCTACGACGAAATAATTGACCGATTCCACGACCCGTTGACCAGGATGATCGTCAACACCGATCTCTACCTCAAGCAGCCGGCCGAGACCTACACCGGCCGCCGCTTCGTTGTCGTCGTAGAGCCGATGCTGAATCCCCACACCGTGAATGCCCGCATCTACGGTACGGATTACGTCGTGGTCCTTGCGCCCGAGAACGGCAACATCCGCATGAACGACGTGCGGCACGTCTACCTGCATTACATGATCGAGCCGCTGCTCTATGCGCGCGCCAATGCGATCGATCGCGCTCAGCCGATCCTGAAGGAGATCCGCGAGGCGCCACTGGAATTCCGCTACCGCTCCGACACAGTGCCATTGACGGTGGAGTGCCTCATCAAGGCAATCGAAGCGCGGACCATGGACACCGGCATTCCGGATTACAAGCTCCCGGCGGGCGTTGATCGCAGCCAGATGCCCAGGTACGAGCGCGAGCGTCAGGTCGTCCAGCAGAAGCAGGAGACGGTACGCCAGGCCGCGGTGCAGCACGACATGAAGCAGGGATTCGTCCTAACTCAGTACTTCTACGAGCAGATGATTCAGTTCGAACGCGATCCCGCCAGCTTGAAGGACACCATCGGCGAGATGGTCTATTCGATGGACATCGATCAGCAGGTGCACCGGGCCCGGCAAACACAGTTCGACCAGCAGGCAGACGAAGAGGTACTGTCGCGGCCCAAGCACAAGAAGGTCGAGGGGCTTGATCTGGCAGAAGCCAAATTGCAGGCTGGCGACGTGATTGGCGCGAGCGCCCTTGCCCGGCAATATCTTGCGGAGCGGTCTGACAGCCTTCAGGCAGTTGCGGATGCTGCACGAGCAAATTTCGTGCTGGCGCGGGTTGCAGCGATGACCGGGCATCCCGGTGAGGCGGTTACGCGCTTCCAGAATACCCTGGCCACAACCAAGGAGCCTAGGCTGCTCGCTTGGTCGCACATCTACCTGGGCCGCATGCTCGACCTCGATTGCAAGCGCGATCAGGCGCTGTCAGAGTACAAACTGGCTTTGGACAACCGCGATGGCCAGCAGGACACCCGACTGGCAGCCGAGCGGGGAATGAAGGCCGCCTACTCGGTGAAAGGACATTCCTGTTCGGAGGATGATGCGGACGACTCCGGCAGTGCTTCGACCCCACCCGGCGCGGCGCAAGGTCAGCCTGCGACAAAACCACAATAA